A region of Panthera uncia isolate 11264 chromosome D4, Puncia_PCG_1.0, whole genome shotgun sequence DNA encodes the following proteins:
- the LOC125921666 gene encoding LOW QUALITY PROTEIN: ubiquitin-conjugating enzyme E2 N-like (The sequence of the model RefSeq protein was modified relative to this genomic sequence to represent the inferred CDS: deleted 1 base in 1 codon; substituted 1 base at 1 genomic stop codon): MTSPATQTQYTRTVPPLPEPLWSKRNLSKKAQRLLAEPVPDIKTEPEESNAHYFHAVTAGPQDSSFEGRTFKFKLFLPKEYQTAAPKVHFRTKIYHPNVEXLGRICLDILKDKWSSALQIHTVLLWIQALLSAPNPDDPLANDAAEQWKTNKAQAIETVRAWTRLYAINNI; the protein is encoded by the exons ATGACAAGCCCTGCCACACAGACACAGTACACAAGAACTGTTCCACCTTTGCCAGAGCCTCTTTGGAGCAAGAGG AATTTATCAAAAAAAGCCCAGCGCTTGCTGGCAGAACCAGTTCCTGACATTAAAACAGAACCAGAAGAGAGCAACGCCCATTATTTTCATGCGGTCACTGCTGGCCCCCAGGATTCCTCCTTCGAGGGAAGgacttttaaatttaaactatTCCTTCCAAAAGAATACCAGACAGCAGCCCCTAAAGTACATTTCAGGACCAAAATTTATCATCCTAATGTAGAGTAGTTGGGAAGAATATGTTTA GATATCTTGAAGGATAAATGGTCCTCAGCACTGCAGATCCACACAGTTCTGCTATGGATCCAGGCTTTGTTAAGTGCTCCCAATCCAGATGATCCATTAGCAAATGATGCAGCGGAGCAGTGGAAGACCAACAAAGCCCAAGCCATAGAAACAGTTAGAGCATGGACTAGGCTATAtgctataaataatatttaa